One part of the Oceanihabitans sp. IOP_32 genome encodes these proteins:
- a CDS encoding phosphatase PAP2 family protein, which translates to MIDKLLEYDTSLFLFLNNLGTEPWDNFWLIVTHKLTFAPLYAFLLYLLYKKFGAKALVVFIIIITLMITFTDQITNVFKRGFERPRPCGEADLIDQMRFIAVRCGKYGFFSGHSSNSMAAAVFAGLTLRPYYRNLIFILLFWSAIVAYSRIYVGVHYPLDIVCGLTFGAISGFVFYKLAQYILHRFVNN; encoded by the coding sequence ATGATTGATAAACTTTTAGAATACGACACCAGCCTCTTCTTATTTTTAAATAATTTAGGAACCGAGCCTTGGGATAATTTTTGGTTAATTGTTACACACAAGCTCACTTTTGCTCCTTTGTATGCTTTTTTGTTGTATCTCTTATATAAAAAATTTGGAGCTAAAGCGCTCGTGGTTTTTATCATAATAATTACTTTAATGATAACCTTTACCGATCAAATCACTAATGTTTTTAAACGGGGTTTTGAGCGGCCAAGACCTTGTGGAGAGGCAGATTTAATCGATCAAATGCGTTTTATAGCCGTACGCTGTGGTAAGTATGGATTCTTTTCTGGGCACTCGTCAAACTCGATGGCAGCTGCCGTATTTGCTGGTTTAACCTTAAGGCCTTACTATAGAAATCTTATTTTTATTTTGTTGTTTTGGAGTGCTATTGTGGCTTACAGTAGAATTTATGTGGGAGTACACTATCCTTTAGATATTGTTTGCGGATTAACTTTTGGAGCTATTTCGGGATTTGTGTTTTACAAATTGGCACAATATATTTTGCATCGATTTGTAAACAATTAG
- the meaB gene encoding methylmalonyl Co-A mutase-associated GTPase MeaB: MGKEKKTSTKENNGVSQSEITNQTSIRNLKKKRSTKINPDTLVSSILQKDITALSRAITLVESENTKHYPIAHSIIKQCLPYANKSIRIGITGVPGVGKSTFIETFGKHLTGLGKRVAVLAIDPSSSLTKGSILGDKTRMEALVKDTNAYIRPSASGKSLGGVARKTRESIILCEAAGFDVIIIETVGVGQSETTVHSMVDFFLLLKLAGAGDELQGMKRGIIEMADTIAINKADGDNLKQAKIAQENFKRALHLYPQKKSKWQPKVTLCSALNNEGIEAIWQIIMDYVELTTRNNYFNTNRNEQNKFWLIQTIEDQLKFDFFNKPEIAKELEIQLELIEHNKTTPFAAAHYLLKLAH, from the coding sequence GTGGGAAAAGAAAAAAAAACATCTACAAAAGAAAATAATGGGGTTTCACAATCAGAAATAACCAATCAGACTTCTATAAGAAACCTAAAGAAGAAACGCAGCACTAAAATCAACCCCGACACTTTAGTATCATCGATCTTACAAAAAGACATAACGGCACTAAGTAGAGCCATCACTTTGGTAGAAAGTGAGAATACAAAGCATTACCCTATTGCCCACAGCATTATAAAACAGTGCCTTCCTTACGCTAATAAATCTATAAGAATTGGTATTACTGGTGTTCCTGGTGTTGGTAAGAGCACCTTTATCGAAACCTTTGGTAAGCATTTAACAGGTCTTGGAAAACGTGTTGCCGTTCTTGCCATAGACCCGAGCAGCTCACTTACAAAAGGTAGTATTTTAGGTGACAAAACTAGAATGGAAGCTTTGGTTAAAGACACGAATGCTTATATACGGCCGTCGGCCTCTGGAAAATCACTCGGTGGGGTTGCCAGGAAAACTAGAGAAAGCATTATTTTATGTGAGGCTGCTGGTTTTGATGTAATTATTATCGAAACCGTTGGTGTTGGGCAAAGTGAGACTACTGTACACAGCATGGTAGATTTTTTCTTGTTACTAAAGTTAGCAGGGGCGGGAGACGAACTACAAGGCATGAAACGCGGTATTATAGAAATGGCAGACACCATTGCGATTAATAAGGCCGATGGCGACAATCTAAAACAAGCCAAAATCGCACAAGAAAATTTTAAAAGAGCGCTCCACCTCTACCCTCAAAAAAAATCGAAATGGCAGCCCAAAGTCACCTTATGTAGCGCTTTAAACAATGAAGGTATTGAAGCTATATGGCAAATTATTATGGACTACGTAGAATTGACTACCCGAAATAATTACTTCAACACAAATAGAAACGAACAAAATAAGTTTTGGCTTATTCAAACCATAGAAGACCAATTAAAGTTCGATTTTTTTAACAAACCTGAGATTGCAAAAGAGCTAGAAATACAACTAGAGTTAATAGAACACAATAAAACAACACCGTTTGCTGCAGCGCATTATTTATTAAAGCTCGCACACTAA
- a CDS encoding DUF2911 domain-containing protein — translation MNTFLKRLLLLLLFIAIALFSYNYFVENIFSKRLSPKDTVEFKLNDLKLKVFYNRPSKKGREIFGALVPFNQVWRTGANEATTFETNKTLDINGMPLPKGKYTLWTVPKDSIWTIIFNSKQYPWGVTNEMKPYWDPNYDVLNVDVPVEKLNTTVEQFTIAFDNSTDKLFLTMAWDDVKVSVPLK, via the coding sequence ATGAACACCTTTTTAAAACGCCTATTACTCTTATTACTATTTATAGCTATAGCTTTATTTTCTTATAATTATTTTGTAGAAAATATTTTCTCAAAACGTTTAAGTCCAAAAGACACGGTAGAATTTAAACTAAATGATTTAAAATTAAAGGTTTTTTACAACAGACCCTCAAAAAAAGGACGTGAAATTTTTGGAGCTTTAGTGCCTTTTAACCAAGTCTGGAGAACAGGTGCAAACGAAGCAACCACCTTCGAAACCAATAAAACACTCGATATAAACGGCATGCCATTGCCAAAAGGAAAATATACCCTTTGGACCGTTCCTAAAGACAGCATTTGGACCATAATTTTTAATTCTAAACAGTACCCTTGGGGAGTTACAAACGAGATGAAACCCTATTGGGATCCTAATTACGATGTCTTAAATGTGGATGTTCCTGTTGAAAAACTAAACACCACCGTAGAACAATTTACTATAGCCTTTGATAATTCTACAGATAAATTATTTTTAACCATGGCGTGGGATGATGTAAAGGTTTCTGTTCCGCTTAAATAG
- the secA gene encoding preprotein translocase subunit SecA: MSFLNSVLKVFVGDKSKQDVKALMPIVEKVKTFEKALEALSHDQLREKTAEFKAIISETRQPFYEKKEALLKEAQATEDIDKREDIYLEIDKIEDEAYLAVEKTLNDILPEAFAVVKETAKRFKNNTSITVTANEFDRGLSGDKTYVTLDDTKAIWSNSWDAAGKPITWDMVHYDVQLIGGVAMHQGKIAEMQTGEGKTLVATLPVYLNALAGRGVHLVTVNDYLAKRDSAWMAPIFEFHGLSVDCVDYHQPNSDARKKAYNADITYGTNNEFGFDYLRDNMAHSPDDLVQRPHHYAIVDEVDSVLIDDARTPLIISGPIPQGERHEFNELKPKVDDIVSVQQKYLTGVLAEAKKLISAGDTKEGGFKLLQVYRGIPKNKALIKFLSEEGIKQLLQKTENFYMQDNNREMPKVDADLYYVIEEKNNQIELTDKGIEYISGADNPDFFIMPEIGVEIGKIEAQGLSAEEEATLKEELFKEFGVKSERIHTLNQLLKAYALFEKDTQYVVMDNKVMIVDEQTGRIMDGRRYSDGLHQAIEAKENVKIEDATQTFATVTLQNYFRMYRKLAGMTGTAVTEAGEFWEIYKLDVVEIPTNKPIARDDKEDLVYKTKREKYNAVIEDVTKLSQAGRPVLIGTTSVEISELLGKMLSLRKIPHNVLNAKQHKKEAEIVDQAGKPGQVTIATNMAGRGTDIKLSDEVKAAGGLAIVGTERHDSRRVDRQLRGRAGRQGDVGSSQFYVSLEDNLMRLFGSERIAKMMDRMGLKEGEVIQHSMISKSIERAQKKVEENNFGVRKRLLEYDDVMNAQREVVYKRRYNALNGERLRVDLANMIFDTSEGVVETNKGANDYKNFEFELIRYFSMSSPISEEEFAKLSAQEITSKIYQSAFSFYKEKMERNADIAFPVIKNVYETQRDKFKRIVVPFTDGVKTLNVVTDLEKAYESGGKQLVTDFEKNITLAIIDDAWKTHLRKMDELKQSVQLAVHEQKDPLLIYKFEAFELFKAMIDQVNKDVISFLFKGELPQETQDTIQEAKARKRENLSTQKDEIPNLDERSAQNRAAGNTQRQPEVVETIVRDRPKIGRNDRVTIKHVMSGENKTLKYKQAEPLITKGEWVLVED; this comes from the coding sequence ATGAGTTTTTTAAATTCTGTATTAAAAGTATTTGTTGGAGACAAATCGAAACAAGACGTGAAAGCGTTAATGCCTATTGTAGAAAAAGTTAAGACTTTTGAAAAAGCTTTAGAAGCTCTATCTCACGACCAATTAAGAGAAAAAACAGCCGAATTTAAAGCTATAATATCCGAAACGCGTCAACCTTTTTACGAGAAAAAAGAAGCCCTTTTAAAAGAGGCTCAAGCTACTGAGGATATTGATAAACGTGAAGATATTTATTTAGAAATTGATAAAATTGAAGACGAAGCCTACCTCGCCGTAGAAAAAACTTTAAACGATATACTGCCTGAAGCCTTTGCTGTAGTGAAAGAAACAGCTAAACGTTTTAAAAACAATACCAGTATTACGGTGACTGCAAACGAATTTGACAGAGGCTTATCTGGCGACAAAACCTATGTAACTTTAGACGACACGAAAGCCATCTGGTCTAACTCTTGGGATGCCGCAGGAAAACCAATTACTTGGGATATGGTGCATTACGACGTACAGCTAATTGGTGGAGTTGCCATGCACCAAGGTAAAATTGCCGAAATGCAAACTGGTGAAGGTAAAACCCTAGTAGCAACCTTGCCAGTTTATTTAAATGCTTTAGCAGGACGTGGCGTTCACTTGGTTACCGTTAACGATTATTTAGCCAAACGTGATAGCGCTTGGATGGCGCCAATTTTCGAGTTTCACGGCTTAAGTGTAGATTGTGTAGATTACCATCAACCAAACTCCGATGCTAGAAAAAAAGCCTACAACGCCGATATTACTTACGGTACAAATAACGAATTTGGTTTCGATTACTTACGTGATAATATGGCACACTCTCCAGACGACTTGGTGCAACGCCCGCACCATTACGCCATTGTAGATGAGGTCGACTCGGTTTTAATTGATGATGCACGTACGCCATTAATTATTTCAGGACCTATACCGCAAGGAGAACGTCATGAATTTAACGAGTTAAAACCTAAGGTAGATGATATTGTTTCGGTGCAACAAAAATACTTAACTGGCGTACTAGCCGAAGCTAAAAAACTAATTTCGGCTGGCGATACTAAAGAAGGTGGTTTTAAATTATTACAAGTGTATCGTGGTATTCCTAAAAACAAAGCACTCATTAAATTTCTATCTGAAGAAGGCATTAAGCAATTGCTTCAAAAAACAGAGAATTTTTATATGCAGGACAACAACCGCGAAATGCCAAAGGTTGATGCCGACTTATACTACGTTATTGAAGAGAAAAATAATCAGATAGAATTAACAGACAAAGGTATTGAATACATCTCTGGAGCCGATAATCCAGACTTTTTTATCATGCCAGAAATTGGTGTTGAAATTGGCAAAATTGAAGCTCAAGGGCTCTCGGCAGAAGAAGAAGCCACCCTTAAAGAAGAGTTATTTAAGGAATTTGGTGTAAAATCCGAGCGTATCCATACCCTAAATCAACTCCTAAAAGCCTACGCTTTATTTGAAAAAGACACCCAGTATGTGGTTATGGATAATAAGGTCATGATTGTCGATGAACAAACTGGTCGTATTATGGATGGTCGTCGCTATTCAGACGGCCTTCATCAAGCCATTGAAGCCAAAGAAAACGTAAAAATTGAAGACGCCACCCAAACTTTTGCCACGGTTACCCTTCAAAATTACTTTAGAATGTACCGCAAATTAGCGGGTATGACGGGTACTGCAGTTACAGAAGCTGGAGAGTTTTGGGAGATTTACAAATTAGATGTTGTTGAGATACCAACCAATAAACCCATAGCTCGAGACGACAAAGAAGATTTAGTTTATAAAACAAAGCGCGAAAAATACAACGCTGTTATTGAAGATGTTACCAAATTGTCTCAAGCGGGTCGTCCGGTGCTAATAGGTACAACCTCGGTAGAGATAAGTGAGCTACTGGGCAAAATGTTAAGCCTTCGTAAAATACCGCACAATGTATTAAATGCGAAACAACATAAAAAAGAAGCCGAAATTGTCGATCAGGCTGGCAAACCAGGACAGGTAACTATTGCCACAAATATGGCTGGTCGTGGTACCGATATTAAATTATCAGACGAGGTGAAAGCCGCTGGGGGTTTAGCCATCGTGGGTACAGAGCGTCACGATTCGCGTCGTGTAGATAGACAGTTGCGTGGACGTGCTGGTCGTCAAGGTGATGTGGGTAGCTCGCAGTTTTACGTATCGCTAGAAGACAATTTAATGCGCTTATTTGGTAGCGAACGTATCGCAAAAATGATGGATCGCATGGGATTAAAGGAAGGCGAAGTAATTCAGCATTCCATGATTTCAAAATCTATTGAGCGTGCTCAGAAAAAAGTTGAAGAAAATAACTTTGGGGTGCGTAAGCGATTACTGGAGTACGATGATGTTATGAACGCCCAACGTGAAGTGGTGTACAAACGCCGTTATAATGCCCTTAATGGCGAACGTTTGCGCGTGGATTTAGCGAATATGATTTTTGACACTTCTGAAGGTGTTGTGGAAACTAACAAAGGTGCGAACGACTATAAGAATTTTGAGTTTGAATTGATTCGATACTTCTCTATGAGCTCGCCTATTTCTGAAGAAGAATTTGCTAAACTATCTGCTCAAGAAATAACCTCGAAAATATACCAATCTGCTTTTAGTTTCTATAAGGAAAAAATGGAGCGAAATGCCGATATTGCTTTCCCTGTAATTAAAAATGTATATGAAACACAACGCGATAAATTTAAGCGTATCGTGGTACCCTTTACCGATGGTGTAAAGACTTTAAATGTTGTTACCGATCTTGAAAAAGCTTATGAATCTGGCGGAAAACAATTAGTAACCGATTTTGAAAAGAACATTACACTGGCTATTATTGACGATGCTTGGAAAACCCATTTACGAAAAATGGACGAGCTTAAACAATCTGTTCAATTGGCTGTTCACGAGCAAAAAGATCCCTTGCTCATTTATAAGTTTGAGGCCTTCGAATTGTTTAAAGCCATGATAGACCAAGTCAATAAAGATGTCATCTCTTTCTTATTTAAAGGTGAATTACCTCAAGAGACTCAAGATACTATTCAGGAAGCAAAAGCGCGAAAACGTGAAAATTTAAGTACTCAAAAAGACGAAATTCCTAATCTTGATGAACGTTCTGCACAAAACAGAGCAGCTGGAAATACCCAACGCCAACCAGAGGTTGTTGAAACTATTGTGCGCGACCGACCAAAAATTGGTCGTAACGATCGGGTTACCATCAAACATGTTATGAGCGGGGAAAACAAGACTCTTAAATACAAGCAAGCCGAACCTTTAATTACAAAAGGCGAATGGGTTTTGGTTGAGGACTAA
- a CDS encoding DUF2795 domain-containing protein, which produces MYWTLELASYLSDAPWPATKDELIDYAIRTGAPLEVVENLQSIEDEGDSYDSIEEIWSDYPTDEDYLWNEDEY; this is translated from the coding sequence ATGTATTGGACTTTAGAATTAGCATCGTATTTAAGTGATGCACCGTGGCCCGCTACCAAAGACGAATTGATAGATTACGCTATTAGAACTGGTGCACCGTTGGAAGTTGTTGAAAACTTGCAGTCTATTGAAGACGAAGGCGACTCGTATGATTCGATTGAAGAAATCTGGTCTGACTATCCAACCGATGAAGATTACCTCTGGAACGAGGACGAATATTAA